DNA from Xanthomonas hyacinthi:
ACGATCCCAAGGCCGCCCATCCCGCGCTCGAAGGCTGGATCCAGCGCGACCTGGCGGTGGACCTGTTCAAGCGCGCCGGGCTGGATTTCGAGGCCTTGAAGAAGCAGGCGCAAGCGCGCGCGTTCAAGCCGGTGGAACTGAAGGGCGAACGGCTGCACGCCGACTACGCGGTGAAGTCGGAGGTCATCACCTCGCACAACGTGGTCGCGCGGCTGCCCGGCAGCACCCATCCGGACGACAGCGTGCTCTACACCGCGCACTGGGACCACATCGGCGTGGGCGCGGCCGACGCCAACGGCGACCGCATCTTCAACGGCGCGCTGGACAACGCCAGCGGCACCGCCGCCTTGCTGGAACTGGGCCGCGTGTTCGCCAAGGGCCCGCCGCCGCAGCGCTCGGTGGTGTTCCTGGCGGTCACCGCCGAGGAGAAGGGCCTGCTCGGCTCGGAGTACTACGCGTCCAGGCCGCTGTATCCGCTGGCGCGCACGGTGGCGGTGATCAACATGGACGGCATGAGCCCGTTCGGCCCGTCGCGCGATTTCGGCATCTACGGCACCGCCAAGCTGGACCTGCTAGACGATCTGAAGACGGTCGCTAAGCGCTGGGACCTGCGCTACACGCCGGACCCGAAGCCGGAAGCCGGCTACTTCTTCCGCTCCGACCACTTCTCCTTCGCCAAGCGCGGCGTGCCGGCGCTGTCGTTCGCGGCCGGGCAGGACTGGGTGGACGGCGGGATCAAGGCCGGCAAGGCGGCGGCCGACGACTACACCGCCAAGCGCTACCACCAGCCCGGCGACGAATGGCTGCCGAGCTGGACCTTCGCCGGCGCCGCGCGCGACCTGCAGGTGCTGTACACGCTGGGCGCGCAGCTGGCCGATTCGCAGCAGTGGCCGAACTGGAGCGGCGACTCGGAGTTCCGCGCTACTCGCGATGCGAGTGCGGCGCAGCGGCAGTGAGGAGCGGGTCCCGGGTCCCGAGCCAGCGCCGGCCTCAGCCGGCGCTGGCGCTGGCCTGCTGCAGCGACGGCGTGCGCCAGCCGGCGCGCACGCCCCAGAAATAGAAGCCCAGCGCGACCACGCCGACCACGATCAGGTCCGGCCCGTAGGACAGGTAGCCATGGCCGCCGAAGGTGGTGCTGCCGGCCCACGACAGCAGCGCGATGGTCGGCAGGTAGGCGATCAGCCAGCTGGCGCCGCGCAGGTGCCGGCCGAAGTCCTTCCAGCCCTGGCGGTGCTGGTAATACGCGTACACCGGCAGCGCCACCAGCATCAGCACGATGATCTCGCCGGTCAGCGGCCAGCGCGCCCAGTACAGCAGTTCGGTGGCCAGCACGAAGGCCGTGGCGGCCAGCACCGGCAGGCCGAAGATGCGCAGCGGACGGTGCATCTCCGGCGCATGGCGGCGCAGCGCCATCGCGCTGACCGGGCCGGTCAGATAGGAGATGATCGTGGCCACCGAGATCACCGCCGCCAGCGTGCCCCAGCCGCGGAAGAAGAACAGGAACAGGTAGGACACCGCCAGGTTGAAGAACATCGCCGGGCGCGGCACGCCCCAGTGCGCATGCAGCTTGCCCAGCACCGCCGGCAGCGTGCCGTTGCGCTCCATGCCGTAGATCATCCGCGCAGTGGTCGCGGTGTAGGTGATGCCGGTGCCGCTGGGGCTGACGAAGGCGTCCACGTACAGCAGCATCGCCAGCCAGTGCAGGTTGACGATGATCGCCAGCTGCGCGAACGGCGAGCGGAAATCGATGCCGTGCCAGCCGGCCTTGGCCAGCAGCTGCGGCGGTACCGCGCCGATGTAGGCCACCTGCAGGATCAGGTAGATCAGCGTGGCCAGCGCGATCGAACCGAGCACCGCGAACGGGATGCTGCGCCCGGGATTGCGCGCCTCGCCGGCCAGGTTCACCGGGCTCTGGAAGCCGTTGAAGCTGAACACGATGCCGGCGGTGGCCACCGCGGTCAGCACCGCGGCGAAATCGATCGCATGCGTGCCGCCGTGCAGGCCGACGCTGAAGTTCTCGCGGTGGAAACCGCTGGCGACCAGCGCGATGCCGGTCAGCGCCGGCACCACCAGCTTGAACACGGTGATCAGGCTGTTGGAGCGCGCGAACAGCTTCACGCTCCAGAAGTTCAGCAGGAAATACACCAGCACCAGCGCCGCGGCGATGTACAGGCCCGGCACCGACAGCTCGCCGGCGCCGCCGGGCTGCTGTACGTACAGGTCCTGCGCCCATTGCCACGGCCACGACGCCATGTACTGCACCGAGGCCTCGGCCTCGACCGGGATCACCGACACGATCGCGATCCAGTTGGCCCAGCCGGCGATGAAGCCGACCAGCGAGCCGTGCGAGTAGTGGCTGTAGCGGACCATGCCGCCGGACTCGGGGAACATCGCGCCCAGTTCGGCATAGGCCAGTGCGATGGTGGTGACGATCGCCGCGCCGAGCAGCCAGGCCCAGACCGCGCCGGGGCCGGCCAGCCCGGCGGCGCGCCAGGCGCCGAACAGCCAGCCGGAGCCGATGATCGAGCCCAGGCCGGTCAGCATCAGGGCGAATGGGCCGACATCGCGGCGCAAGGCAGTCTGGGTCATGGCATGGATCCTGGCGGCGTCGGCAGCGGGAAACCGCTTATGATCGCAGAAGCGGGTGGGCTGCGGGAGCCGGAACCCGGGATCAGGGACCGGGGACCCGGAAAAGCCCAGCGCCGCGCACCGGGGCGTTACCGGCTACCGTCGCGCTGGAACACCTGGGCTGCAACGGCGACGAAGGCGATGTCCACGTCGGCACCTGAGCGCGCGCGCCACTCTCTGGCCGACGACGACGCCTACACAGCTACGGCCAGCGCGTGGCCGGGGCCACGCTGGCGCCCGGCTGGGGCGAGGACGCGGCGCTGGACCCGGAACGCCTGCTGCAGCAACTGCGTGCACAGGC
Protein-coding regions in this window:
- a CDS encoding M28 family metallopeptidase; translated protein: MKRPIMGMLALVVSGASLAAPPTAPRFDTQRISADVKTLSSDAYEGRAPATPGEDKTVAYLSAQFQAAGLQPGGDLQGGKRLWTQAVPLRRADIVGSPQVAIESGGQRQALSQGQQIAVRAALDGSAQVAIDGAPLVFVGYGVKAPERGWDDFKGVDLTGKIAVVLINDPDFETGKGAFDGKGMTYYGRWTYKYEEGARQGAAGVLIVHETAPASYGWATVASSNTNSMFDVVRDDPKAAHPALEGWIQRDLAVDLFKRAGLDFEALKKQAQARAFKPVELKGERLHADYAVKSEVITSHNVVARLPGSTHPDDSVLYTAHWDHIGVGAADANGDRIFNGALDNASGTAALLELGRVFAKGPPPQRSVVFLAVTAEEKGLLGSEYYASRPLYPLARTVAVINMDGMSPFGPSRDFGIYGTAKLDLLDDLKTVAKRWDLRYTPDPKPEAGYFFRSDHFSFAKRGVPALSFAAGQDWVDGGIKAGKAAADDYTAKRYHQPGDEWLPSWTFAGAARDLQVLYTLGAQLADSQQWPNWSGDSEFRATRDASAAQRQ
- a CDS encoding APC family permease — translated: MTQTALRRDVGPFALMLTGLGSIIGSGWLFGAWRAAGLAGPGAVWAWLLGAAIVTTIALAYAELGAMFPESGGMVRYSHYSHGSLVGFIAGWANWIAIVSVIPVEAEASVQYMASWPWQWAQDLYVQQPGGAGELSVPGLYIAAALVLVYFLLNFWSVKLFARSNSLITVFKLVVPALTGIALVASGFHRENFSVGLHGGTHAIDFAAVLTAVATAGIVFSFNGFQSPVNLAGEARNPGRSIPFAVLGSIALATLIYLILQVAYIGAVPPQLLAKAGWHGIDFRSPFAQLAIIVNLHWLAMLLYVDAFVSPSGTGITYTATTARMIYGMERNGTLPAVLGKLHAHWGVPRPAMFFNLAVSYLFLFFFRGWGTLAAVISVATIISYLTGPVSAMALRRHAPEMHRPLRIFGLPVLAATAFVLATELLYWARWPLTGEIIVLMLVALPVYAYYQHRQGWKDFGRHLRGASWLIAYLPTIALLSWAGSTTFGGHGYLSYGPDLIVVGVVALGFYFWGVRAGWRTPSLQQASASAG